The genomic window TAAAACCACCGCGCGACGAGGTGCCGAACTTGAGCGCGGCGGTGTTGCTCGCCACCCGGCATCCGCGCACGACAATGTTGCGGCAGGGATTCTTCGAGCTTTTCAGGCAGATCGCGTCGTCGCCGGACTCGATGTCGCAGTTTTCAATCAGCACGTTTTCGCAGCCGTCCAGATCGAGGCCGTCGTTGTTGTAGTTGTTGTTGCGCATCCGCACGGTAACGCCGTTGAAAACGATGTCCTTGCAGTCGATCAGGTGGATTCCCCAGAAGGCCGGACGTTTATAGGCAACGCCCGAAAAGGCGAGGTTCCTGCAGTTGACCATCCGCAACAGGCGCGGGCGCGGGAGGCGTTCCTTCGAACCGCTCCTGGTGCGCGGGAACGCCTCGGCCGTTCCCCGTCCGTCGATCACCCCAAGCCCCTCGATCCGGATGTTCACCGCATCGGCCGCATAGAGCAGGCAACGGGGGCCGCCCTCCCGGGGATCGTCGAGGCCATCGATCGGATAGTCGGCCAGGTTTTGGCTTCCAAGCAAAGCCGCGCCATGGTCGAGCGACAGGGTCACGTCGCTTTTCAGATGAATCGTACCGATGTGGTATTGCCCCGGCGGCACGCGCACCATGCCCCCGCCCGCCGCGTTGCAGGCATCGATCGTTTTCTGCAACGCAACGGTGTCCATCGCGAGGCCATCGCCGACCGCCCCGAATTCCTTCACATTGAACTCGGCGGAACAAGCCAGCGCCGCACCGAACAGACCCAAAAAAAGAGGGAACCGCATGGTTATTTTTGCAACGGGCATCTTATTCACTCCGCTTCATGGTTATCTGCGTTTTCATGGTTTTTTTTTTGACCGAACCACCTTGCCGGTGCGCATGCCGTGCTCCCCTTCATCATTTGGCATCATCCGCCGTTATCACTCCATCCCCATTCCGATCCTGGCCCTTGAACTGCCGATGGAACGTTGTCATGAATTCCTCGCGGGTCAGCTGGTTGTTCTTGTCCTGGTCCGCGGCGTCGAAGGATTTGTGGGGCTGCTCCTCACGGCTTAGCACGCCATCCTTGTTTTTATCCTTGCGCTCGAAGCCCGGCGCAAAATGGCCGACATATTCCTCTTCCGTAATCCGGCCATCGCCGTTCGCATCCTTTGCGGCCACCGCTTCCGGCAACGCCTTCGGCGCTTCCACGGCCACCGCGGTTCCAGCGGCCAACGCCTGTTTTATAAAACCGCCCCTTTTGATTTCCGGATAGCTGACGAGAAATTGGTTTTCATCCACCAGGTTAATCAGATAGTGCGTGGTGCCCTCCGGCAGTCCCGCAGTCGCCTTCGATCCGTTCAACTTGGCGGGCACACGGAACCATTCCTCGTATTTATCCCCGCCGTTGAGCGTATAAATCAGATCCGCCCGCACCACCTTCGCACCGTTTTCCTTGAAGGTGAACTCCACCGTGCTGCCCTTCGTTTGATGGGCCACGACGGTGCAGACGTTTCCTTGCCCCGGAAGGTCCGGGTTTTTCGGGTTGTAGCAGGGATAACTCGCATCCATGCCCTCAAGCCATTCCGACAGCCGCTGGTTCATCGCGGCTGTTTTTTCCGGCATCCTTCCCGCCAGGTTTTCCGCCTCTTCAATATCGGTGCGCTTGCCGTTTTCATAAAGCCGGAACAGCTCCAGTTCCGGGGTGGCCGGATCGCCGACATGGTCATAGTTGCGGATGAGCTTGAAGTCGCCCATGCGGATCGTGCTTTCGAGCGCCACGCCGTGCGGGAAGTGCCACATCATCGCATCCCGCTCCTGACCGTCGGCATCCCTCACCAAAGCAGGGTTGGTGGGATCCTTCAGCAGCAGCGCCGAAATATCGCAGCCGTCCAGGTTCTTGTCCTTTGGCTTTTCCGTCCCGGTCAGCGAAAGAATGGTTGGATAGAAATCGAGCCCGTTCACCATCACATCGCTCTGCACCCCCTTGGCGATGCCGGGCCCCGCGATGAGCAACGGCACGCGGGTGCCCCCCTCCTTGGCGGAAATCTTGCCGCGATCCAGCGGGGCGTTGTCGGTATAGCGCTCCTTGCCGCCCTCCATGCCGCCGTTGTCCGATGTGAAAATCACATAGGTGTTTTCGCTGAGCCTGTGCCCCGGCCAGCGCGGGTCGTCGGTGGTTTCAAGATAATCGAAAAACCGGCCAACATAATAGTCGAGCGACTCCACCATCGCGCAATAGTACGGATTCACCTGGCCCGGAACCTCCCTCGGGAATTTATCCTTCCGGTCCACCCCCAACTTTTTTTCATACTTGGCCAACAACGCTTCGTTGCGTGTCATGATGGGGCTGTGCACCAGCCACGTGCAATAGTAGAGGAAAAACGGCTTGTCCTTGTTTTCTTGGACGAACTGCATGGCATCCTCGCTGTTCTGGTGGCGCGGGAACCCGTTTTCATCCAGCCGGTACGGATCGTCCCCGGCATCGGTCGCGAAACCCTTGGTGCGATCCTTCATGTTGGAATGCGCGCCGCGGTCGGAGCGGGTGTAGTCGAACCCGACATCCTCCGGCTGCGGGAAGGCGTGGTGGTTGATGGCAATGTGCCACTTGCCCGCATGACCGGTCACATAGCCGTTCGTCTTCATCGCCCGTGCCAGCGTGAAGGTGTCCTCCGGCATGCGGCCGCTGTACCACGGATCCATCATCCGCGTACCGGGGCTCCGCGCATAGGGCGGATGGCCGCCGACCACATGCGTCTTCTGCGCGCGCGCCGGATGGTTGCCGCTCATGATCGCGCAGCGGCTCGGCGAACAGGTGGGGGCAGGCGAATAGGCCTGCCAAAACATCACGCCCTTTTTTGCAAAGGCGTCAAGGTGCGGCGTCTCCATCGGCGACGGCTCGTCGATGTCGTAGCACTTCACATCCTGCCAGCCCAGATCGTCCGTCACGATCAGCACCACGTTCGGCTTCGGCCGCGCGGCCTGCAACGGGCAAACCGCACCCCCCAGCAACAACACCAATAAACACAATCTTTTCATTTGCTCTTCCTTATTGTTTCCATATTAAAACGCTCCGCCTTGGCGGAACAGGTTAAGATAGGGGTTGTCCGCCTGCGGAACAACACCCTTGAGGTCGCGGATCGAATTCCGCAGCGCGCGCAGCGCGTCGCAGTATTCCTTGTCGGAGACCTTTCCTTTTGCATAGACCGCCTTGGCATTCTTTAGTTCCTTCAGCAATGCGGCATCGGTTCCGCCCTTGCCCTTCAGCCCGGCCTCGGCTTCCTGCCCGAGCTGGATCAGGGCATGGAGCCCCGGACGGAACGGATACGCATGCTTCAAATAGGAAGAGTCCGCGCTGCTCGACGACGCCTCCTTGTACGACGGCAGTTCCTCCGACATCACCAGGAAGCCTTCGCTGTCGGTCATGCAGAAGACGGCATGCGAGGTTCCCGGCGGAACCGTGCCGCTGATGCGCCCGCCCTGGATCGTTGCCGGCTCCTCGAACCACATTTCGCGGCGGCCTTTGGAAACCTCCAGCAGGCTGCCGTTCACCGTGTAGAGCAGCTTGGCCGCGACAATCTTCGATTTGTCCCTGCCCGTTTCCACCTCGACCCAGATTCGGTCGCCGTCGTCGCCGCGCGCCAGCACCGCCGGAATCCGATCCTGCCCCGGATGGGTGTCGATTGTTGGATTCTTATACGGGTACGACACGTTTGCATCGCCCAGGAAACCGTCCAGCTCGGCCAGCAGACGGTTGGCCAGCTCGGGCATTTTTTCCGCCAGGTTTTCCTTTTCGCCGACATCCGCCATCGTGCCGTCGTCGTTGTAAAGCCGGAACAGCTCCACCATCGGGCTCTTGTTGTTGCCCGGCCCGAGGTTGCGGTAGATTTTCCACGGCCCCTTGCGCATGGCGCACCCCGAGGATAGTTCGATGGGATAATAAAAATAGATGCTTTCACGCGGCGTACCATCGGCAAAACGGGCCACCGTTTCCCTCCCCTCCAGCAGCGGCCGGATGTTGCAACCATACAGTTTCGGGTTGTCGGTCGAAGTCCCCGCCAAATCGACGAAGGTCGGATAGAGATCGATCAGCGAGACCGGCGTTTCACAGACGGAATCCTTCGGAACATTCGGCCCGCGAACGATGAAGGGAATGCGGACGCCGCCCTCATGGATATCCTGTTTGCCTTCGCGCAGCGGCGAGTTGTCCGTGATGGTTCCGCCGGATCGATTGACCAAGCCCCCATTGTCCGAACTGACGATGATGTAGGTGTTGTCGACCAGCTTATGCCCCGGGTTGCGTGGGTCGTCGGTCTCCTCTAGATAGGTGATCACCTTGCCGATCATCCAGTCGAGCGTATCGACCAT from Pontiella desulfatans includes these protein-coding regions:
- a CDS encoding glycoside hydrolase family 28 protein, translating into MPVAKITMRFPLFLGLFGAALACSAEFNVKEFGAVGDGLAMDTVALQKTIDACNAAGGGMVRVPPGQYHIGTIHLKSDVTLSLDHGAALLGSQNLADYPIDGLDDPREGGPRCLLYAADAVNIRIEGLGVIDGRGTAEAFPRTRSGSKERLPRPRLLRMVNCRNLAFSGVAYKRPAFWGIHLIDCKDIVFNGVTVRMRNNNYNNDGLDLDGCENVLIENCDIESGDDAICLKSSKNPCRNIVVRGCRVASNTAALKFGTSSRGGFIDVDVSNCYFHDCPMGAIKLQCVDGGRLENIDISRIVMEEVGCPVFIRLGNRGRKYENKTDRHVAGQDAGSQPEGMPVGTLKNVRISDLSATVTIEEREKALRATYKGLTLDKTLGVTDAEKSKAGPIMISGIPGHRVENVVLENIEISFPGHGTEADVKREVAEDVARYPEQYFFGVLPAWGAYVRHAKNIEFKNVSLSTRLADQREKIVLVDVEGFAER
- a CDS encoding sulfatase-like hydrolase/transferase encodes the protein MKRLCLLVLLLGGAVCPLQAARPKPNVVLIVTDDLGWQDVKCYDIDEPSPMETPHLDAFAKKGVMFWQAYSPAPTCSPSRCAIMSGNHPARAQKTHVVGGHPPYARSPGTRMMDPWYSGRMPEDTFTLARAMKTNGYVTGHAGKWHIAINHHAFPQPEDVGFDYTRSDRGAHSNMKDRTKGFATDAGDDPYRLDENGFPRHQNSEDAMQFVQENKDKPFFLYYCTWLVHSPIMTRNEALLAKYEKKLGVDRKDKFPREVPGQVNPYYCAMVESLDYYVGRFFDYLETTDDPRWPGHRLSENTYVIFTSDNGGMEGGKERYTDNAPLDRGKISAKEGGTRVPLLIAGPGIAKGVQSDVMVNGLDFYPTILSLTGTEKPKDKNLDGCDISALLLKDPTNPALVRDADGQERDAMMWHFPHGVALESTIRMGDFKLIRNYDHVGDPATPELELFRLYENGKRTDIEEAENLAGRMPEKTAAMNQRLSEWLEGMDASYPCYNPKNPDLPGQGNVCTVVAHQTKGSTVEFTFKENGAKVVRADLIYTLNGGDKYEEWFRVPAKLNGSKATAGLPEGTTHYLINLVDENQFLVSYPEIKRGGFIKQALAAGTAVAVEAPKALPEAVAAKDANGDGRITEEEYVGHFAPGFERKDKNKDGVLSREEQPHKSFDAADQDKNNQLTREEFMTTFHRQFKGQDRNGDGVITADDAK
- a CDS encoding sulfatase; the protein is MKKRGLIAVAVLLASLLHAAPKPNIVHILTDDFGWQDPVCFDVDGDTPYETPNLDRLAKNGRKFMQAYSPSPTCAPSRAAYISGQYPAHTGIYHVLGGKLPRAYSPNFTHINPFYRYRLPLTEMTIPKELKKAGYTTGHVGKWHLGGRSNGYPFPGNYGFDLGYVDDLGKGGTYYPDPDIWGPRKQLRDQHNGLASSMKPDRLHGWATNEPDDPFQMDEDGRPFDKTLDVALKWLEKHHAEPFFLNYCTYYVHGPIQTRNRARFEHYLKKMGYEDFPTDPGTINKERGGKSDPYYATMVDTLDWMIGKVITYLEETDDPRNPGHKLVDNTYIIVSSDNGGLVNRSGGTITDNSPLREGKQDIHEGGVRIPFIVRGPNVPKDSVCETPVSLIDLYPTFVDLAGTSTDNPKLYGCNIRPLLEGRETVARFADGTPRESIYFYYPIELSSGCAMRKGPWKIYRNLGPGNNKSPMVELFRLYNDDGTMADVGEKENLAEKMPELANRLLAELDGFLGDANVSYPYKNPTIDTHPGQDRIPAVLARGDDGDRIWVEVETGRDKSKIVAAKLLYTVNGSLLEVSKGRREMWFEEPATIQGGRISGTVPPGTSHAVFCMTDSEGFLVMSEELPSYKEASSSSADSSYLKHAYPFRPGLHALIQLGQEAEAGLKGKGGTDAALLKELKNAKAVYAKGKVSDKEYCDALRALRNSIRDLKGVVPQADNPYLNLFRQGGAF